DNA from Micromonospora nigra:
GCGACAGCCGGGCCCGTTCCGTGGCGGTGCACGGCGAGGACGACGCGGCGACTCGGGAGTACCGGCGCGGCGACGACCTGCGCCGGGTGCACTGGAAGTCGACGGCGCGCACCGGCGAGTTGATGGTGCGCCGGGAGGAGCAGCCCTGGGAGAGCCGGGCGACGGTCCTGCTGGACACCCGCGCGTTCGGGCACCAGGGTGAGGGACCGACGGCCAGCTTCGAGTGGGCCGTGTCGGCCGCCGCCAGTGTCGCCGTGCACCTGCGCCAGGCCGGCTACAAGCTGCGCCTGGTCACCGGCTCGGGCACCGACGTCGACGCCACCGAGGCGGCCGGCGAGGGGCTGCTGCTCGACCATCTGGCGGAGGTCCACCTGGACCAGCGGGTCGAGATCACCGACCTGGTGCAGCGGGTCCGGCAGCGGGCCGACGGCGGCCTGATCATCGCCCTGCTCGGGTCGTTGAGCACCGCCGAGGCCGAACTCCTGGCCGGTCTGCGCGGCAACGGGGCGACCTGCGTGGCCTTCCTGCTGGACTCCGCCGCCTGGCTCAACCTGCCCGCAAAGGCTCGGGTCGAGGCCGACCAGGCCCACGACGCCGCCGCGCTGGCGCTGTTGCAGAGCGGCTGGCGGGTCGTCGGGGTCGACCACGGCGGCCGGCTGCCCGCGCTGTGGCCCCAGGCGGGCCGCGGTTCGCAGGGCTTCGCGCTGCGGGCGGCGATGGCCGAGACAGTTGCCGGCGCGCGATGAACGGAAGGGTCCCCTCATGACCGCCCACCGGAACCTGGGCCTCGTCGCGGCGGCGGCGACGTTGCTGGCCGCCGCGCCGCTGTCGGCCATCTTCGACCGCTGGACGTGGCTGGTGCAGTCGATCATCGCGGTCGCCGCCGTCGCGGCGGCGGCGGCGCTGGCCCGGATGCTGCGGGCCCCGCTGTGGGCCCAGGTGCTGGCCATGGCGGCCGGGCTCACCCTCGCCCTGACCTGGCTGTTCCCGAGTGGCGGGGAGCTGCTCGCCGTGCTGCCCACCCCGGACACGTTCGCGCACTTCGCCGCCCTGCTCGGCGACTCGGTACGGGACATGCGCTCGTACGGCGTCGAGGTGCCGGACACCGATCCGCTGCTGTTCATCACGGTTCTCGGCGTCGGCGGGGTGGCCGTGGTGGTGGACGTGGTCGCGGTGGGGCTGCGCCGCCCGGCGCTGGCCGGCCTGCCCATGCTGGCCATCTACTCGGTGCCGGTGGCGGTGTACGTCGACAGCGTCCCGCCGGTGCCGTTCGCCATCGGCGCCGCCGGCTACCTGTGGCTGCTGGTCACCGACAACGTCGACCGGGTACGCCGGTTCGGTCGGCGGTTCACCGGGGACGGCCGGGACGTCGACGTCTGGGAGGCTTCGCCGCTGGCCGCCGCGGGGCGCCGCCTGGCGGTGGTCGGGGTGGCGCTGGCCGTGATGCTGCCGCTGGCCGTGCCGGGCATGACCGGCGGCCTGCTGACCACGCTCGGCGGCGGCGCCGGCACCGGCACCGGTGGCCCGGGGCTGGGCGGTGTCCCCGGCCGGGTCGACCTGTTCGCGGCCCTCAGCGGGCAGCTCAACCAGAGCGAGGTCACCGACCTGGTCAAGGTCACCACCACCGAGTCCGAGCCGTTCTACCTGCGCTTCGGGGTCGCCGACGAGCTGACCACGGACGGCTTCCGGGTGCGCAGCCCCACCGGTTCCCCCGTCACCCGGGAGCTGCCCGAACCGTCGGGGCGCGACCTGGCGGGCGTGGACCGGGCCCGACACCGGGCGGTCGTCGAGGTGACCCGCAGCCTCGCCATGCCGCTGATGCCCGTGTACGCCGAGCCGGTGCGTACCAGCGACCTCAACGGCAACTGGCTGTACGACCCCAACCTCCAGATCATCTTCTCGAATCGGGAGAACTCCCGCGGCAAGCGGTACGAGTTCGACTACGTGCGTTCCACGTACAGCCCGGCGGTGCTGCGGACGGCCGGCCCCCTGTCGGCGGAGAGCCCGCTGCGCCGACAGCAGACCCGCACCCCGGACGTGCCCGAGGTGGAGGCCCTCGTGGAGACGCTCACCCGGGGCGAGCGCACCGAGTACGACAAGGTCCGGGCGATCTACGACTACTTCTCGGCGGAGAACGGCTTCAGCTACCGGCTGAGCACGGAGGAGGGCACCAGCGGGCAGCAGATCCTCGACTTCCTCGGCAACAAGGTGGGCTACTGCCAGCAGTACGCCGCGGCGATGGCGTGGATGGTCCGCGACGCGGGCATCCCCGCCCGGGTGGCGTTCGGCTTCACCAACGGCAGCAACCGGGACGGGGACACGCGCACCCTGACCAACCGCAACCTGCACGCGTGGACCGAGGTCTACTTCGACCGGATCGGCTGGGTGCCGTTCGACGCCACCCCGGCGTACGGGGTGCAGGGTTCCACCCGTTCGGCCTGGGCGCCCGACACCGACGCGCCTGAGACGGTGACGCCGTCCGCCGGCGCGACGGACGGCCCGGACGGTGCCGACCCGTCCGCCGGGCCGCAGCGGCCCAACCAGTTCGAGGAGTCGCTGGATCCGGGCGTCGCCGCCGGCTCGGACACCCCGGCCGGGGGGATGCCGGTGTGGCCGCTGTGGGTGGCCGGGATCCTGGGGTTGCTCCTGCTGCTGGCCGTACCCGCGTTGCGGCGAATGGCGCTGCGGCGCCGGCGGGGCGGTCGGTTCGCCACGGCCCGGCCGGCGGTCGCGGCCGGCGGCGGCCCGGAGGCTGTCGCGGGGCGGCCGTCCGTGGTGGTCGCCGTGGATCCGGACCGGGCCCGGGCGGACGCGCACGCCGCCTGGGACGAGCTGATCGACACGCTCGTCGACTACCGGGTGCCGGTGGACCGGACCGAGACGCCGCGGGCCACCGCCGACCGGCTGGTCCGTGACGCGCTCGTCGACGACGCCGAGGCGGATTCGGCGGTACGGCTGCTCGGCCGCGCCGAGGAACGCGCCCGGTACGCCCGCGACCCGCTGACCGGCGAGCCCCTGCTGCCGGCCCTGCGCACGGTACGCGGCGTGCTCGCCAGGAAGGCCGGTCGGCGTACCCGACTGGTGGCCGCCGTGCTGCCGCCGTCGGTGCTCCAGCGGTGGCGTACGGGCACCGCGGACGCCTCCTCGCGCGCCGTGGTGAGGGTCGGCGAACTGCGGGAGCGGCTGCTGCGCTGGAGTCCGCGCCGGCTGCTCGCGGGCCGGGCGGCCCGCTGACCTCCCGTCCGACCTGAGCCCACGCCGGCCCCGGGCGCGCTGGTGCCGGGCGCGCTGGTGCCGGGCGCGAGATGCGGCATACCGGCCCAACGAGCAGTGCGGATACCGCCGGATGCCGCATCTCGCGTGCAGCCCGGGCCGGACCACCCACCTCGGGCGGGTA
Protein-coding regions in this window:
- a CDS encoding DUF58 domain-containing protein, encoding MRDGLRGLTTRGRSFLAAAVAAGVSAGILGEKDLLRVAVLLAILPLLAALYVGRSRYKLACTRSLEPPRVPAGASARVMLRLQNLSRLPTGTLLLEDRLPYALGSRPRVVLERLGAHQASSVAYTVRADVRGRYEVGPLVVRLTDPFGLCELSRAFPSTDRLTVIPQVTPLPPVRLPGEYAGSGDSRARSVAVHGEDDAATREYRRGDDLRRVHWKSTARTGELMVRREEQPWESRATVLLDTRAFGHQGEGPTASFEWAVSAAASVAVHLRQAGYKLRLVTGSGTDVDATEAAGEGLLLDHLAEVHLDQRVEITDLVQRVRQRADGGLIIALLGSLSTAEAELLAGLRGNGATCVAFLLDSAAWLNLPAKARVEADQAHDAAALALLQSGWRVVGVDHGGRLPALWPQAGRGSQGFALRAAMAETVAGAR
- a CDS encoding transglutaminaseTgpA domain-containing protein, with amino-acid sequence MTAHRNLGLVAAAATLLAAAPLSAIFDRWTWLVQSIIAVAAVAAAAALARMLRAPLWAQVLAMAAGLTLALTWLFPSGGELLAVLPTPDTFAHFAALLGDSVRDMRSYGVEVPDTDPLLFITVLGVGGVAVVVDVVAVGLRRPALAGLPMLAIYSVPVAVYVDSVPPVPFAIGAAGYLWLLVTDNVDRVRRFGRRFTGDGRDVDVWEASPLAAAGRRLAVVGVALAVMLPLAVPGMTGGLLTTLGGGAGTGTGGPGLGGVPGRVDLFAALSGQLNQSEVTDLVKVTTTESEPFYLRFGVADELTTDGFRVRSPTGSPVTRELPEPSGRDLAGVDRARHRAVVEVTRSLAMPLMPVYAEPVRTSDLNGNWLYDPNLQIIFSNRENSRGKRYEFDYVRSTYSPAVLRTAGPLSAESPLRRQQTRTPDVPEVEALVETLTRGERTEYDKVRAIYDYFSAENGFSYRLSTEEGTSGQQILDFLGNKVGYCQQYAAAMAWMVRDAGIPARVAFGFTNGSNRDGDTRTLTNRNLHAWTEVYFDRIGWVPFDATPAYGVQGSTRSAWAPDTDAPETVTPSAGATDGPDGADPSAGPQRPNQFEESLDPGVAAGSDTPAGGMPVWPLWVAGILGLLLLLAVPALRRMALRRRRGGRFATARPAVAAGGGPEAVAGRPSVVVAVDPDRARADAHAAWDELIDTLVDYRVPVDRTETPRATADRLVRDALVDDAEADSAVRLLGRAEERARYARDPLTGEPLLPALRTVRGVLARKAGRRTRLVAAVLPPSVLQRWRTGTADASSRAVVRVGELRERLLRWSPRRLLAGRAAR